The region GAGAAGTTTATTTGAGTTGATTGGTTTCTTTTCGCAGATAAAAGTACCTGAAATTTTTTTACATGTAGAGAAATCTTATGAGGATATTGTTGAGTGTCTGGATACAAAAAAATTTGTGATCAAATTGCCGTGGGTGGAAGAAAATTACGAACTGAGTGTTTTGTTGAAGAAAAAAGGATTCAGAGTGTGTGCAACAGCTGTTTATGAATTATCTCAATTGATAACGGCGTTAACTCTAAATGTTGATTTCGTGGCATTTTATTACGACAGAGCAAGTAAAAAAGGAATAGACCCAGAAAAAAGGATCTGCGAGTTTATGGAAATAATCTCAAAAAACCATTCAGATACCAGAGTAATCGTGGCGAGTTTGAAAAATGCGAATCAGATTTTATCGGCTGTAAAAACCGGAGTAAGCCATATAACTATACCTGTAGATCTTTTCAAAGAATTTGTGAAAGTTCCAGAATATGTTTTGGTTGATGTTAGAAAGTTTTCAGAAGACCTCAAGAAGATTTCTATCTCAGAAAGGAAGAAGTGAACGTGAATCGCGTGAGTGTTTTGGGAAGTTTTGTTGTAGATCTGGCAGTTTTTTCGTCTCATATTCCAAATCCTGGAGAAACTGTTTTTTCAGAATCTTTTAAAATGGGACCAGGTGGGAAAGGTTTTAATCAAGCTGTTGCTGCAAAACGATCTGGAGCAGATGTTCTGTTCATTACCAAAATAGGCCAGGATTTGTTTTCCATTTTAGCTGAGCAGGCTTTTGAAAAATACGATCTTTGTAAGAAATATTTATTAAAATCAAAAACTTATGGAACAGGTGTTGCACTGATAATTGTAAATGAAACCAACGGAAACAATGCAATATCAGTTGTACCGAATGCCTGTGTTGATATAACGTTGGAAGATGTGGAAAAAAATTCTGAAATATTTGAAAAATGTGATGTTTTCGTAGCTCAATTTGAATCTAATTTGCAGGCAACTTACAGAGCTATTGAACTTGCTAAAAGATCTGGAGCTGTTACTGTGCTTAATCCGGCGCCTGTTCGAGAATTTGACTATGAGATACTGAAATATGTGGATATATTAATTCCGAATGAAATAGAAGCGTGTTTGCTTGCTGAAAGTTTCTCAAATTGTAATAAAGTATCGAAAATTGCTGCAAAGCTCGAAAAATTTGTTGATACTGTTATTATAACTCTTGGCGAAAAAGGCGTATTCTGTTCAAAAATCTCTCATGAGATTATTCCAGCCATTAGAGTTAATACTGTTGACACTACAGGGGCAGGAGATGCTTTTGTAGGTATTTTTGCATCGTATCTTTCGAGAAACTATTCTCTGAGAGAATGTGTGAATTTCGCCATTACTGGCGCTGCTCTATCTACAACAAGATATGGAACATCTCCTTCCATGCCCTCGCAAAAAGAGATTGAACTGATGTACAGATCAGTTTTCTCTAATGAGGAGGGACAAGACCTATGAGTTACATAATTTCATATGATTTGGGGACTACAGGAAACAAAGCAACTCTTTTCAAAAACGATGGTAAGCTTTTAGCAAGTGTTTTTCATCCGTATGAAACGAATTATTTCAATATTAACTGGGTAGAGCAAGATCCAAATGATTGGTATGAATCTGTTAAGATTTCAACTCAAAAATTGTTCAAACTTTCAAAAATAAATTCAGATGACGTGAAAGTTATTAGTTTTAGCGGGCAGATGATGGGAATTGTCCCAATTGACAGAAATGGAAATCCGTTGAGACCTGCAATAATCTGGGCAGACCAGAGGAGCATTACACAGGCCGACCGTCTGAAAAAGCTGGGAGACGAGAAGGTTTATTCGATAACCGGGTCAAGGATAACTCCAACTTATGCGGGCCCAAAGATTTCATGGATAAAAGATAACGAACCTGATGTTTACAGTAACGCCTTTAAGTTTTTGTTTGCCAAAGATTTCATCATTTACAAACTGACAGGTATTGCTGGCACTGATTTTTCAGATGCATCCCTATCATTAATTTTTGATATAAGGAAGAAACAGTGGTCAGCTGAACTTGCAGAAATTTTGAATATTGACATAGGAAAACTCCCCGAAGTCTCAGCCTCTACATCTATTGTTGGAACAGTAATACCATCTGTCGCGTCAGAACTCGGATTGTCTGAAAAAACACTGGTTGTAAGAGGGGCTGGTGATGGTTCTGCAGCAACAATTGGGGCTGGTGTTTTCGATTCATGCGAAGCATATGTCTATCTGGGATCATCAAGCTGGATAAGTACCTGTACATCAGAACCGTTTTTTGATTCTAAAGCGAGAACTTTTAATTTCTGTTACCCTATTCCGGATTTTTATTGCCCAACAGGAACAATGCAGTCAGGAGGGGGATCATATCAGTGGGCGAAAAACGCACTGTGTCAATTTGAGGAAAAGCTGGCGAAGGAATTAAATCTGAATGTATACAGCATAATGGATGATTTAGTTGATTCTACAAATCCCGGTGCAAAAGGACTGATTTTTTTGCCATATCTTGTGGGAGAAAGAAGTCCACACTGGAATGTCAATGCAAAAGGTGCCTTTATTGGTCTTTCAGTAACGCACAATAAAAATGATATGTTGAGAGCAGTTCTCGAGGGAGTTAGTTTTAATTTAAAAATGATACTCGATGTATTTGAAAAATCTGGTGGATATAACTTCAAAAAGATTCGTTTAATAGGAGGCGGTGCTAAGGGTAGAAACTGGAGGCAAATAATAGCTGATGTTTTTCAAAAGCCCATTGCTGTGGCAAAGTTTCCAGAAGAAGCAACTTCCATCGGGGCAGCTATTATCGGAGGAATTGGTACAAAGATTATTACGATAAATGATGCCAAGAATTTTGTAAAAGACCTTTGCTTAGTTGAACCGAGATCCATGTACTTCAAAAGATATGAGAAGATGTATGAAGTTTTCCAAAAATCGTACTACTCGTTATTAGAAAGTTTCGACCTACTTGCAAAAATAGATTGATTTTTCAGGAGGGATTGATGTGAAGAAAAATGGAATCTTAAACCGGGAATTATCCTATCTTATAGCTTCAATGGGGCACGGTGATATTTTATCTATTGTTGATTCGGGTTTTCCCATTAGTGAAGATGTGTTTTGCGTCGATCTCAGTTTAATAGCTGGAAAACCGAAGATTGTAGAAATAATCATACCACTGCTCGAAGAGCTTGAGATAGAGAAAGTTTTGATTGCTGAAGAGATAAAAATGATCTCTCCAAAGTATCATCAGAAACTCTTGAGTATCTTTCCAAAAAATGTTCAAATTGAGTACATACCACATGAGAAGTTTAAGGATAGAGTGAGAGAGTCTAAGGGAGTTGTAAGAACAGGAGAACAAACTTCTTATTCCAGCGTAATTTTGGTTGGTGGAGTTACATATCATGGGGAAAAGGAGGAGGGTTTATGAAATATAGATCGACCAGTAGATTTCCTGAACAGATTTCAGTAATAGGCCTTGGTTGCTGGGAACTCTCTGGATCAAATGTATGGCAAGGTTCGAATGACGAAGATTCCATCAAAGTTGTCCACAAGGCCCTGAAAGCAGGTATTAATTTTTTTGATGTAGCCCCTGTTTATGGGTTTGGACATGCTGAAGAGATTCTCGGTAGGGCAATTGAAGGATTCCCCAGGGACAAGATATTGATTGCCACGAAATGTGGTTTGGTTTGGGATGAGCATAAGCGAATAAAGAGATGCCTTAAACCAGAAAGTGTTTTTCAAGAAATAGATCAAAGTTTGAAAAGATTGAAAACGGATTATGTTGATCTCTATCAGCTTCACTGGCCCGATCCCAATACACCTATTGAGGAAACCTTAGATGCTTTAACCAAGTTGCAAAAAGAAGGCAAAATCAGGTACATAGGATTATCGAATTTTTCCAGGGATATAGCAAGCAAAGTGTTACCTTATATAAGTAGTATGCAAGGATTATATAATATGTTTGAAAGAAATGCCACGAGTTATCACAGTATTCCTCTTGAATACAGATCAGAAAAGGAAATATTACCATTTTGTGAGAGAAATGGCCTTGCTTTCTTCCCTTACAGTCCTTTAATGCAGGGAATATTGACTGGAAAGTTTTTAGAGAATGAGGTTTTTGAATCTCCTGTTCCGGAACAACAAGGGCATCTCATATTTTTGGTCACAATACTTTATCCTGGAAAAGTAAATGAAGAATTCTTTATGACAAAAGGGCATTATCATACTGTTGAAAATACTGCAGAGGTTTACCTGGGAATAAAAGGAAAAGGGTTGATCCTTTGCCAGACAAAATCAGGAGATTTTGAAGTGGCTGAAATTTCTGAAAACAGGGTTGTTTATATACCCCCATTCTGGGCTCACCGGGCTGTCAATATTTTTGATGAACCACTAATTTTCTTTGGTATTTACCCGGCACATGCAGGTCATGATTATGAGACAATAGCTCAATCAGGGTTTGTAAAACGGGTTTTTTCAAAAAATGGTAGAGTGGTTATAGAGTGATTTTTCATCTGATGAAATAATCTATATTGTTTAAAAAAATATTGAATATCTCTGGATCGAAATGGTTAGCACAACTTTTCATTATATCTATCGCTTCTGAAGGTGAGTATGCTGAGCGGTAATATCTGTCTGTAGTTAAGGCGTCAAAAACGTCTGCTATAGCAACTATTCTTGCAGAAAGTGGAATCTCTTCTCCTTTGAGTTTACATGGATATCCACTACCATCAAATTTTTCATGATGATATTTTGCCACGAAAAATGATGTATATACAAGCTGATTTTTGGGTTCGTAGCGAAGAATTTTCTCAAACAGAGAAGCTCCGTGTAAAGTGTGCATTTTGATTATGTCAAATTCTTCGTTTGTTAGCTTACCTGGTTTGCGAATCACGGCATCTGGGATGAACAATTTTCCTATATCGTGAAAAAACGAAGCAATCGATAGAAATTCGAGTTCTTTATCGGTAATTAAACCTCTTTCCAGGCAGAGCTTTGCAAGCACTGTTGTATACGTTTTTACATTGATCAAGTGATCAAACAGCATCTTGTCTTTTAGTTTAATTGTTTGTATAAGAAATTCTATGAAGGCCATAGGAGAAAGTTTTTCCAGATCACACATTGAAACTGGTAGAGAGAGGTCAAAGCGGGAAAAATTCTCAACAACTTTATCTGCACCACAGCTCATGAATTCTTTTTCAGCAGAATTTGGCGCAATGATTGTTACTATAGGATACACACAGGCAATCTCTTTGCGAAGACTGGATACAAAGTCTTTGATTACTTCTGCGGGAAAACTTTTTGCATCAAGAACGATATTTGCATAACTGTGCAAATTTCTGTTGATAAGTCTCCATGCAACCTCAAAATCCATTGTGATTTCGAATGGTGTCTGGTCTGATATTTGAAAAGAAACGTATTTCTCTGGATTACTGCTCAATAAAAGTGTTTTATATTTCATTTGCTGTTTTTTCCCCATTAATCTAACTTAAAAATATACAGTATAAGATTTTTCAAACATATTATGCATGTTTTTATCTAAAACTGACGTAACCTTAATATTAAGAAAATCGTATCTAAAGCTTATAAATTTATGACTTTCATAGTACTCTTCGTAAAATTGTATTTAAGATTATTATTTTTTACTTCACAAAGAAAGTCAAAAAGAAAAAGCCAATATTCCGGTTGATCGGGATAATCACATTAATTCAATACAAAGTGCATTTTTATTCTACTTTTTTGTTTTTAGTTGAAAAGTTTTCTTGCAGTTTTGACAGTAAAGAACTTCTTTTGATCTGTATTTTTTGTAATATAGTCTCTGAGAACACTCTGGGCATGTTTCATTCGATGGTTCCAGCCAGCTTATGAAATCACAATTATCACTGGTACATTTGAAGAAGATTCTTTTGTTCTTGCTAATCTTCTTTTCAACAA is a window of Pseudothermotoga elfii DSM 9442 = NBRC 107921 DNA encoding:
- a CDS encoding HD-GYP domain-containing protein, producing MKYKTLLLSSNPEKYVSFQISDQTPFEITMDFEVAWRLINRNLHSYANIVLDAKSFPAEVIKDFVSSLRKEIACVYPIVTIIAPNSAEKEFMSCGADKVVENFSRFDLSLPVSMCDLEKLSPMAFIEFLIQTIKLKDKMLFDHLINVKTYTTVLAKLCLERGLITDKELEFLSIASFFHDIGKLFIPDAVIRKPGKLTNEEFDIIKMHTLHGASLFEKILRYEPKNQLVYTSFFVAKYHHEKFDGSGYPCKLKGEEIPLSARIVAIADVFDALTTDRYYRSAYSPSEAIDIMKSCANHFDPEIFNIFLNNIDYFIR
- a CDS encoding transaldolase family protein — translated: MKIYIDGCDKQSIDLAEKFEIGITTNPTIIFSECAKRSLFELIGFFSQIKVPEIFLHVEKSYEDIVECLDTKKFVIKLPWVEENYELSVLLKKKGFRVCATAVYELSQLITALTLNVDFVAFYYDRASKKGIDPEKRICEFMEIISKNHSDTRVIVASLKNANQILSAVKTGVSHITIPVDLFKEFVKVPEYVLVDVRKFSEDLKKISISERKK
- a CDS encoding aldo/keto reductase — encoded protein: MKYRSTSRFPEQISVIGLGCWELSGSNVWQGSNDEDSIKVVHKALKAGINFFDVAPVYGFGHAEEILGRAIEGFPRDKILIATKCGLVWDEHKRIKRCLKPESVFQEIDQSLKRLKTDYVDLYQLHWPDPNTPIEETLDALTKLQKEGKIRYIGLSNFSRDIASKVLPYISSMQGLYNMFERNATSYHSIPLEYRSEKEILPFCERNGLAFFPYSPLMQGILTGKFLENEVFESPVPEQQGHLIFLVTILYPGKVNEEFFMTKGHYHTVENTAEVYLGIKGKGLILCQTKSGDFEVAEISENRVVYIPPFWAHRAVNIFDEPLIFFGIYPAHAGHDYETIAQSGFVKRVFSKNGRVVIE
- the rbsD gene encoding D-ribose pyranase, with amino-acid sequence MKKNGILNRELSYLIASMGHGDILSIVDSGFPISEDVFCVDLSLIAGKPKIVEIIIPLLEELEIEKVLIAEEIKMISPKYHQKLLSIFPKNVQIEYIPHEKFKDRVRESKGVVRTGEQTSYSSVILVGGVTYHGEKEEGL
- the xylB gene encoding xylulokinase, giving the protein MSYIISYDLGTTGNKATLFKNDGKLLASVFHPYETNYFNINWVEQDPNDWYESVKISTQKLFKLSKINSDDVKVISFSGQMMGIVPIDRNGNPLRPAIIWADQRSITQADRLKKLGDEKVYSITGSRITPTYAGPKISWIKDNEPDVYSNAFKFLFAKDFIIYKLTGIAGTDFSDASLSLIFDIRKKQWSAELAEILNIDIGKLPEVSASTSIVGTVIPSVASELGLSEKTLVVRGAGDGSAATIGAGVFDSCEAYVYLGSSSWISTCTSEPFFDSKARTFNFCYPIPDFYCPTGTMQSGGGSYQWAKNALCQFEEKLAKELNLNVYSIMDDLVDSTNPGAKGLIFLPYLVGERSPHWNVNAKGAFIGLSVTHNKNDMLRAVLEGVSFNLKMILDVFEKSGGYNFKKIRLIGGGAKGRNWRQIIADVFQKPIAVAKFPEEATSIGAAIIGGIGTKIITINDAKNFVKDLCLVEPRSMYFKRYEKMYEVFQKSYYSLLESFDLLAKID
- a CDS encoding ribokinase, whose translation is MNRVSVLGSFVVDLAVFSSHIPNPGETVFSESFKMGPGGKGFNQAVAAKRSGADVLFITKIGQDLFSILAEQAFEKYDLCKKYLLKSKTYGTGVALIIVNETNGNNAISVVPNACVDITLEDVEKNSEIFEKCDVFVAQFESNLQATYRAIELAKRSGAVTVLNPAPVREFDYEILKYVDILIPNEIEACLLAESFSNCNKVSKIAAKLEKFVDTVIITLGEKGVFCSKISHEIIPAIRVNTVDTTGAGDAFVGIFASYLSRNYSLRECVNFAITGAALSTTRYGTSPSMPSQKEIELMYRSVFSNEEGQDL